Proteins encoded by one window of Chryseobacterium aquaeductus:
- a CDS encoding response regulator, translated as MSKYPVPANEEERIKKLAYFDLLDLAKDPQLDVFAETACLIVDCPASLIAMMESETQVIQSCVGMSLDFVDRKNTVCQYTIESGNVVVIPDTLSDERSSSNPLIKDGGIRFYVGVPLIDDEGFALGTLCVIDYKPKVISDNQIATLKKIGAVVTNHLISKRKNNQAEYFKQTFSISNNLICVLDNNLRLKEVNPSFEKTFGLTKVQAISQKFSTIISDAAFTDSLLSEKFNEGDQEFAFTSTTFADNSSPITVEWFMKKNDNDSEIFCFGVDITTRLEERVKLESSERRFRNFFENAIGLMSIHDMEGNILAVNEKGRETLKYSNNEVQGLNLKDLVPEKNHDLLEHYLQKIGSHTEDVGNMILQTKEKEELIWMYHNIVEIDTKGEPYVISTALNITDKVALERDLLHTKKVLEQTNLVAQVGGWEFNFETNSVFWSLPCKEIHKTDPTFQPDLGSALDFYEEDSRKRLKYVFERAVNEGVPYDEELQLIRRDGVMIWVRVKGIPEFEDGVCKKVFGIIQDIDGFKNIYLELSKKEAMLRSFVTYVPTAVAMFDKDLNYLSVSSSWKNEFQMNDRELIGENIFAISPNVSDDRKEIYENALKGKTYSNKDFTVAIPNKEELQHFNFNVSPWYLSNEIIGGAIVSAQNITDSVRINEELKNAKKMAEIASKAKSEFLANMSHEIRTPLNGVIGFSDLLLKTPLNEIQTQYLNYINESGESLLNIINDILDFSKIESGKMDLLIEKSNIYDIVSQVINVIIYQSQKKNIELLLNIEQGLPETIQIDESRLKQILINLLGNAVKFTEKGEIELKVEKVHIDDENITLRFSVRDTGIGIAKEKQQYIFDAFTQENSSINKRYGGTGLGLTISNNILKYMGSNLSLISEPEKGSVFHFNITAPFEYSDRNEMEDLNIKKVLIVDDNEANRVILQHMLSYKKIDSRLAANGLEALQTLLAGERFDVILMDYHMPIISGLETIEKIKELFNKQNELSPLIILHTSSEEHDVINSFRQENNSYFLLKPIKSEELYRTLRSVVKITETEKKAISPKVETETSFLMKSPLVLLVDDNPVNMVLNNRMLKSLVPEVKMIEATDGLQAVEQCTDHFFDLILMDVQLPVMDGIEATKHIRLLPEYSNVPIIGVTAGNIFEEKEKCLNSGMNDFLPKPLRQSDLREMLNRHIPLKSDSDIQIITKHIDIDLLNEQIGDEDFREVFLNLVIQELIEAQKIIKESVVKDDIETLKMILHKLRGTAGTAGLLRLVEVTINWEKKITEGMDFISMENDMNSEIVLVLNILRNLLK; from the coding sequence ATGAGTAAATATCCTGTACCTGCAAATGAGGAAGAAAGAATCAAGAAGTTGGCGTATTTTGATCTGTTAGATTTAGCAAAAGATCCGCAATTAGATGTTTTTGCAGAAACAGCATGCTTAATTGTAGACTGCCCTGCATCTCTGATAGCGATGATGGAAAGCGAGACTCAGGTCATTCAGAGTTGTGTAGGGATGTCTTTGGATTTTGTAGATCGAAAAAATACGGTATGCCAATATACTATTGAAAGTGGAAATGTGGTTGTGATTCCTGATACATTATCAGATGAGCGCTCATCCAGCAACCCTTTGATAAAAGATGGGGGAATCCGCTTTTATGTGGGAGTACCATTGATTGATGACGAAGGTTTTGCTTTGGGAACACTTTGTGTTATTGATTATAAGCCTAAAGTCATATCAGATAATCAGATAGCTACTTTAAAAAAAATAGGCGCGGTTGTTACCAACCATTTGATTAGTAAGAGAAAAAACAATCAGGCAGAATACTTTAAGCAGACCTTTAGTATCTCTAACAACCTAATCTGTGTCTTAGATAATAATTTAAGATTAAAGGAAGTAAATCCATCTTTCGAAAAAACTTTTGGACTTACTAAAGTACAGGCGATCAGTCAAAAATTTAGCACCATCATATCAGATGCAGCTTTTACCGATTCATTACTTTCAGAAAAATTTAATGAGGGAGACCAAGAGTTTGCATTTACTTCTACTACATTTGCTGATAATTCAAGCCCTATTACTGTAGAATGGTTCATGAAAAAGAACGATAATGACTCTGAAATCTTCTGTTTTGGGGTGGATATCACAACTCGTCTCGAAGAACGGGTAAAGCTGGAAAGTTCCGAACGCCGTTTTAGAAACTTTTTCGAAAATGCAATAGGATTGATGAGTATACACGATATGGAAGGTAATATCCTTGCGGTAAATGAGAAAGGCAGGGAAACTCTAAAATACTCTAATAATGAAGTACAAGGATTAAATCTAAAAGACTTGGTTCCGGAAAAAAACCATGATCTCTTGGAGCACTATCTGCAGAAAATCGGTTCCCATACCGAAGATGTCGGAAATATGATACTTCAGACAAAGGAAAAGGAAGAATTAATATGGATGTATCACAACATTGTTGAGATTGATACAAAAGGAGAACCATATGTAATAAGTACTGCTTTGAATATTACTGATAAAGTAGCTTTAGAAAGAGATTTATTACATACAAAAAAAGTACTGGAACAGACAAATTTAGTAGCTCAGGTAGGAGGATGGGAATTCAATTTTGAAACAAATTCTGTATTTTGGTCACTACCTTGTAAAGAAATCCATAAAACTGACCCTACATTTCAACCTGATCTTGGATCAGCTTTAGATTTTTATGAAGAGGACAGTAGAAAAAGGTTAAAATATGTATTTGAAAGAGCTGTAAATGAAGGTGTTCCGTATGATGAAGAGCTACAGCTGATACGAAGAGATGGCGTGATGATTTGGGTAAGAGTAAAGGGAATTCCAGAGTTTGAAGACGGAGTATGTAAAAAAGTTTTCGGTATTATACAGGATATAGATGGCTTCAAGAATATCTATCTTGAATTATCTAAAAAAGAGGCGATGTTACGCTCATTTGTAACTTACGTTCCCACTGCCGTAGCAATGTTTGATAAAGATCTTAATTATCTTTCTGTAAGCAGCAGCTGGAAAAATGAATTTCAGATGAATGATCGCGAGCTTATTGGGGAGAATATTTTTGCTATTTCTCCCAATGTAAGTGACGACAGGAAGGAAATATACGAGAATGCTTTGAAAGGCAAAACTTACAGCAATAAAGACTTTACGGTCGCAATCCCAAACAAAGAAGAATTACAACATTTCAACTTTAATGTAAGTCCGTGGTATCTTTCAAATGAGATTATTGGTGGTGCTATTGTGTCTGCACAAAATATCACCGATTCTGTGAGAATAAATGAAGAGTTGAAAAATGCTAAAAAAATGGCTGAGATTGCAAGTAAGGCCAAATCAGAATTTCTTGCAAACATGAGTCATGAGATCAGAACACCTTTGAACGGTGTAATTGGTTTTTCAGATCTTTTATTAAAAACACCATTGAATGAAATACAGACACAATATCTTAATTATATTAATGAGTCAGGTGAAAGTCTACTAAACATCATTAATGATATTCTTGATTTTTCAAAAATTGAGTCGGGCAAGATGGATCTTTTGATTGAAAAATCTAATATATATGATATCGTGAGCCAAGTAATCAATGTGATTATTTATCAATCTCAGAAGAAAAATATAGAACTGCTTTTAAATATAGAACAAGGTCTTCCGGAAACCATCCAGATAGATGAATCAAGACTGAAGCAGATTCTTATAAATCTTCTTGGAAATGCAGTAAAATTTACAGAAAAAGGAGAAATAGAACTTAAAGTAGAAAAAGTACACATAGACGACGAAAATATTACTTTACGGTTCTCAGTAAGAGATACCGGAATTGGTATTGCAAAAGAAAAACAACAATACATTTTTGATGCTTTCACTCAGGAAAACAGCTCGATCAATAAACGCTATGGCGGAACTGGCTTGGGTCTTACTATTTCAAACAATATTCTCAAATATATGGGCAGTAATCTGTCATTGATCAGCGAACCTGAAAAAGGATCCGTTTTCCATTTCAATATTACAGCTCCTTTTGAATATTCTGACCGTAATGAAATGGAAGACTTAAACATCAAAAAAGTACTTATCGTTGATGATAATGAAGCAAACAGAGTGATTCTGCAACATATGCTTTCTTACAAAAAGATAGATTCTCGTCTTGCAGCAAACGGCTTGGAGGCACTTCAGACATTACTGGCAGGAGAACGTTTTGATGTTATTCTGATGGATTATCATATGCCTATCATATCAGGATTAGAAACCATTGAAAAAATCAAAGAACTTTTTAATAAACAAAACGAACTTTCACCATTAATTATTCTGCATACTTCTTCTGAAGAACATGATGTTATAAATTCTTTCCGTCAGGAAAATAATTCCTATTTCCTGCTCAAGCCCATTAAATCGGAAGAATTATACAGAACTTTAAGATCAGTTGTAAAAATCACTGAAACAGAAAAAAAAGCAATTAGTCCTAAAGTTGAAACCGAAACTTCTTTTTTGATGAAATCACCACTTGTGTTACTAGTAGATGATAATCCTGTGAATATGGTTCTTAATAACAGAATGTTGAAGTCTCTGGTTCCTGAGGTAAAAATGATAGAAGCTACGGATGGTCTTCAGGCTGTCGAACAATGTACGGATCATTTTTTTGATCTTATATTGATGGATGTGCAACTTCCGGTCATGGATGGTATTGAAGCTACAAAACATATTCGTCTTTTACCGGAATATTCTAATGTTCCTATCATCGGTGTTACAGCAGGGAATATATTTGAGGAGAAAGAAAAATGTTTGAATTCGGGGATGAATGATTTCTTACCCAAACCCTTGAGGCAATCTGATCTTAGAGAAATGTTGAATAGACATATTCCTTTGAAAAGCGATAGTGATATTCAAATTATCACAAAACATATTGATATTGACCTCCTTAACGAACAGATAGGAGACGAAGATTTCAGAGAAGTTTTTCTAAATTTAGTGATCCAGGAACTTATCGAGGCGCAAAAAATCATCAAAGAAAGTGTAGTAAAAGATGATATCGAAACGCTAAAAATGATTCTCCATAAACTGAGAGGAACTGCAGGAACAGCGGGTCTGTTGCGACTGGTAGAAGTCACAATCAACTGGGAAAAGAAAATAACGGAGGGTATGGACTTCATCTCTATGGAGAATGATATGAACAGTGAAATTGTACTAGTTCTTAACATACTTAGAAATTTATTAAAATAA
- a CDS encoding PAS domain-containing sensor histidine kinase, with amino-acid sequence MSIQDTDKNFSLELIVQALVSSPAPTSIYSGEDMVIRFANAGMLALWGRDASVVGKPLLEAIPELEGQPFLALLQEVWRSGKTYSVHEAPAKLMKNGVEVLDYFDYEYKALTDENNKTWCILNTALEVTSRREFLEQLRQKEELEHTLNEEMAATLEELTSTNEELSHYIKQLDQSRNYIRTIIEQAPVGIAMLTGPQHIIEIANPAILTIWGRKESDIIGHPHEKARPELNGQPVNSWLDEVYRSGKPKINTEFTVRVRHHNGLREAIVNSIYQPIFSGQGEISGVLVILEEITEQVLARRKNENDQSMLTLAIDAGELATFYYQPATNRFSGNNQLKTLFGLPTEDNVDLSVALAAILTEDRERVITAITKSLDKDSDGQYFIEYRIQNKTDQKIKLVQANGRVFYDKEGNPLSLNGTLRDITEQKKEEERKDDFMGMVSHELKTPLTSLKAYIQILQRRGESEDNSKQQSILEKCLKQTDYMNSLINGFLNISRLDSGQMHIEKTTFDMQVLLAEIEDEVLSVHRSHHFIFKSFQKIAIFADREKISQVLHNLIGNAIKYSPLETSITVECLATADNRLKISVQDQGIGISAEDQERIFDRYYRVQDMNSRSVAGFGIGLYLCKEIVELHGGIIQVKSSKDEVTTFSFILPIDER; translated from the coding sequence ATGAGTATCCAAGACACCGATAAGAATTTCAGTCTTGAACTAATCGTTCAGGCATTGGTTTCGTCCCCTGCACCAACATCGATCTACTCTGGTGAAGATATGGTCATCCGTTTTGCAAATGCGGGAATGCTTGCGCTCTGGGGCAGAGATGCTTCTGTAGTGGGCAAACCTTTGTTAGAAGCAATCCCGGAACTAGAAGGTCAGCCTTTTTTAGCGCTATTGCAAGAGGTATGGCGTTCTGGTAAAACGTATTCCGTTCATGAGGCTCCAGCAAAACTGATGAAAAACGGTGTTGAGGTGCTCGATTATTTCGATTACGAATATAAGGCATTGACTGATGAGAATAACAAAACATGGTGCATCCTAAACACAGCGCTGGAAGTAACATCTCGTCGTGAATTTTTGGAGCAATTGCGACAGAAAGAAGAACTGGAACATACCCTTAATGAAGAAATGGCTGCAACACTCGAAGAACTGACTTCTACTAATGAAGAACTCAGCCATTATATCAAGCAGCTTGACCAAAGCAGGAACTACATACGAACAATTATTGAACAGGCTCCTGTTGGTATTGCCATGCTCACAGGACCGCAACACATTATTGAAATCGCCAATCCGGCCATTCTTACAATTTGGGGACGAAAAGAATCAGATATTATCGGTCATCCGCATGAGAAAGCCCGACCGGAACTTAATGGGCAGCCGGTCAATAGTTGGCTTGACGAAGTCTACAGAAGCGGAAAACCTAAGATCAATACTGAGTTTACAGTCCGCGTAAGGCATCATAATGGATTAAGGGAAGCTATTGTTAATTCGATCTATCAACCTATTTTTTCTGGACAAGGGGAAATTTCAGGTGTTCTTGTAATTCTTGAAGAGATCACCGAGCAGGTTTTGGCACGTCGGAAGAATGAAAATGATCAATCTATGTTGACTCTTGCTATCGATGCAGGAGAACTTGCGACCTTCTACTATCAACCCGCAACCAATCGCTTTTCCGGAAACAATCAGCTTAAAACATTATTTGGTCTTCCAACCGAAGATAATGTTGATTTGTCTGTCGCGCTAGCGGCTATCTTGACGGAGGATCGTGAACGTGTTATTACTGCTATCACGAAATCACTGGACAAAGATTCTGACGGTCAGTATTTTATCGAATACAGGATTCAAAATAAAACAGATCAAAAGATCAAGTTGGTGCAGGCCAACGGAAGAGTTTTTTATGATAAAGAGGGGAATCCTTTAAGTCTTAATGGTACACTGCGTGATATTACAGAACAAAAAAAGGAGGAAGAACGAAAAGATGATTTTATGGGGATGGTGAGTCATGAACTTAAAACGCCTCTAACCTCATTGAAGGCCTATATTCAGATTTTACAGCGACGAGGAGAAAGTGAAGATAATTCTAAGCAGCAAAGCATACTCGAAAAATGTTTGAAACAGACCGACTACATGAACAGCCTGATTAATGGATTTCTGAATATATCAAGACTTGATTCGGGGCAAATGCACATTGAAAAAACAACCTTTGATATGCAGGTTTTACTCGCAGAAATTGAGGATGAAGTTCTGTCAGTTCATCGGAGCCATCATTTTATTTTTAAGTCATTCCAAAAGATCGCAATATTTGCTGACCGAGAAAAGATCTCGCAGGTACTCCATAACCTGATTGGAAATGCGATCAAATATTCTCCACTAGAAACATCAATTACTGTTGAGTGTCTGGCAACAGCTGATAACCGTTTAAAAATCAGCGTACAAGATCAGGGAATAGGAATATCTGCAGAGGATCAGGAAAGAATATTTGACCGCTATTATAGGGTCCAGGACATGAACAGCAGATCTGTAGCAGGCTTTGGGATAGGACTTTATCTTTGTAAAGAGATTGTGGAACTTCATGGCGGTATTATTCAGGTAAAAAGCTCCAAAGACGAAGTTACCACATTCTCATTTATTCTTCCAATAGACGAAAGGTAG
- a CDS encoding phosphatase PAP2 family protein, whose amino-acid sequence MNSTLEYLNQVDTELFLAINGKHNAFFDTIMFWASDKLFWFPFYAILLIFLIKLYKKFTIYILLAITATITLCDQTASGLLKNLVKRFRPSHEPALAPFIHLSKAGAGGNYGFVSSHSANAFGLVTFLFFLLPAKYNWLKIILFFWALLVSYSRIYNGVHYPFDILGGAIVGILSGSLIWIIFKTIFKTKNL is encoded by the coding sequence ATGAACTCAACTCTTGAATACTTGAATCAGGTTGATACAGAACTATTTCTGGCGATCAACGGAAAACACAATGCTTTCTTTGATACAATAATGTTTTGGGCCAGTGATAAATTATTTTGGTTTCCGTTTTATGCAATATTATTGATCTTTCTAATTAAATTATATAAAAAATTTACTATTTATATTTTGCTCGCAATTACAGCTACCATTACTTTGTGCGACCAAACAGCGTCCGGACTTTTAAAAAATCTTGTGAAGCGTTTTCGGCCTTCTCACGAACCTGCTTTGGCTCCATTTATTCACTTAAGCAAGGCTGGTGCAGGTGGAAATTATGGTTTTGTATCATCGCATAGTGCCAATGCATTTGGACTTGTAACATTTCTTTTCTTCTTACTTCCTGCAAAGTATAACTGGCTCAAAATAATTTTATTTTTCTGGGCCTTACTGGTTTCCTACAGTAGAATCTACAATGGTGTACATTATCCATTTGATATCCTCGGCGGCGCAATCGTAGGTATTCTTTCAGGCAGTCTTATCTGGATTATATTTAAAACTATATTTAAAACTAAAAATCTTTGA